CCAGTTTTGGTGTCTTCACACCAACTTTGTAATCCAAAAAGGACATTGATAAGATAGCAATAATGACAGAAAAGTCGCTAATGATCTGTCGTacctaaaaatagaaaaaggtgTTACCTTTTAAGGCCTTGAATATAAGTTAAGGATAAAGTTATTTCAAGCTACTTGCCTTCGAGGGGAAGAATAATGAGTTCTTGAAGTCTTTCAATATAATAGATATAGTAAAAGTGCCCAAGAATAATATAATCGACATCAAATATACGTCGGGTACATAAACCTTCGTATCACATCCGCCGCCGGCTAGCGTTCCATTATAGAGCTGAAAATATAGTACAGGATTATTTTCCAATACAAAATCGCACATGTGAAAAAGTTGTCACGTCTTGTGGTAATTTAATTAGTTGGGCGGCTACCTGACACGACTCTTTGTCTACAGAAGTCCAATTAAACTGCTCCGGCACTTTAGAGTAATTGCTTGGCAAACAATAGCACTCATAATTGAGAACTTCGTCGGGGCGTGTCTTAAGAGGGTACTTTTTACCGATTGATATAACATTTTCCACCGCCTGTAatgtaaaacaagaaaattaaagcCAAGTAACAGTTTTAATTGCAGCGTGTTTAGATGCGATATTTACcttgtaaatgaaaataaacgcTATTAGAGTAGCGAAGTTTTCTTCGGTAAATCTTGTTATGTAGCAGACTAGTGCACTTGCATCAATAGCtactaatattactaaaatgaTAGTAATCCATGTCCCTATACAAAACCTGAAGGACATGTAATTCCAACCAATTTGTCTGCAGAATTCGAATACTATTGTTTCAAACACCAGTACAGGACCAGTTGATCCTAAAATTGTCAGAGGTTGTCCCGAAAAGAAGCCGTATCCCATTCCACAGACAAATCCTGATATCAAAGATTCCATAGCAGCCATGTTTTTTCCAGTAGCTTCACCCAATAATCCACCGAAGGTTATAATAGGTGATAAACAggcaaagtataaaaatatccaaGAAGCAATACATTGGAGGGCTAATGCGTCTTTGAAATCTGACCAGTACCAAGGCATCTTCCTTTTGAGATCATTTATCAATCCCCCAAACAATTTCCCACTTCTTGCTAACCCTGATTCCTCCCTCTGTCTTGCCTCTTCCTCTTCTTCATCTAGTTCTTCTTTCGGATTGTTATCATTTGGCCGTTTTCGTGGATCTTGTGATGGTATAGCTGCAGGAGGTTCAATACGAATTGCCGGGTCCCATTCGCCAGGAGGTAGAACCGTCACGGCATCAAGGAATTCATCGATACCGGCAAGAAGATGATCTCTCTTTTTGGCCCGATATGCAActtcatgaaatatttcatcGGACATCAAAGTGGCCATAGCTCGGCCAATCTCATGGAAACTGGAGTTACTGTTGGGTGGTCCGAGGAGAACGAACATAAATCTTGTTGGGACAGGCACTTCGGTTAAATCTCCCATTATTGTTCCAGTTTTAAGCCGAACAAAGGCAGACAAGGTTTTTTCGAGGAAATCTACCTCTCCAACTAGAATATTAGATGCTTCTGCACCTGGAGGTATCTTTCGCATGAAATTTGTGTTGCATTTGTGATTTATGTCTCCGTTCATAGGAAGATCACCGGTACTGTGATTCCGTTGCATTGATATACTGCTGGGACTTTTGACCATTCCTTCATCGTGGGCTGCACCTGAAACATTTTAGACATAACGTTAATTAACGGTACAATttgtataaaagtaaataaattgcaaGCCTTCAAAACACCAAATATTAGTGAGAAAATTGTGCGCCTTTTGTGTTAAAGCAAACAACGTACAAAactcaaattataaaacattgtgtGCTTTGTGACTTGCCCAGGATTCTTTAATGGATTTTGTTAATGGGACATGTAAACAATTAACATAATTGGTCAAATCCAACTTTTATATTTGGAGGTATTCCAAAGCACTTATACAGTAAGTACGACAAAACAATAAGCGTTTTAGCAGACTGTACGGAAATCAAGAACACCAGCTTTCAGCATAGAAACATGGAGATGTATATTGACAGTAATGCAGGAAGGAAAACAAAAGTAAGAAATAGTAGAAACAACATTGATCAGGATAAGCGGTTACCCGCACTAGGGATGCCTAGGAAACGACTGAATTCGCCTTTGTAAGAGTGCCCGCTGGTTGAACCGCCTTCTTCAActggaatataatataatggaaAACATTTCAAAGGGATATAAGAAAAAAGGGGTACAGTTAAAAATAGGTACAGATTAGTTAAACCTTCTCCAACACTACACCGATATATACAGTAATAAAATTAGCCTCAGTGCCGTGCTAGTGTGAATGTCAGTAAAAGGTTGTGAGTTCAGTGAGTATTAATGTGTTAGATACCATTTCACACGCATGGCTAACCTGGTACAGCCAGGTAAGAACCTCTGGCATCGGTGGCTTGAAGAAGAGCGGTGTGAGGAGACGAGGTGGACCCCCGACAACTCCTCGAACTGGAGCGTCGAGAGCCACCTTCCTGGAAATCTGATGGGATCGGAAGACCCATGTATTTGAGGCTAGAAAtctaatatcaattaaataatttaagacatGATTCAAATGTACTATTACTAAAGCTAAAACTCACTTTTACATGATG
This sequence is a window from Trichoplusia ni isolate ovarian cell line Hi5 chromosome 15, tn1, whole genome shotgun sequence. Protein-coding genes within it:
- the LOC113501032 gene encoding electroneutral sodium bicarbonate exchanger 1 isoform X2 yields the protein MGLPIPSDFQEGGSRRSSSRSCRGSTSSPHTALLQATDARGSYLAVPVEEGGSTSGHSYKGEFSRFLGIPSAGAAHDEGMVKSPSSISMQRNHSTGDLPMNGDINHKCNTNFMRKIPPGAEASNILVGEVDFLEKTLSAFVRLKTGTIMGDLTEVPVPTRFMFVLLGPPNSNSSFHEIGRAMATLMSDEIFHEVAYRAKKRDHLLAGIDEFLDAVTVLPPGEWDPAIRIEPPAAIPSQDPRKRPNDNNPKEELDEEEEEARQREESGLARSGKLFGGLINDLKRKMPWYWSDFKDALALQCIASWIFLYFACLSPIITFGGLLGEATGKNMAAMESLISGFVCGMGYGFFSGQPLTILGSTGPVLVFETIVFEFCRQIGWNYMSFRFCIGTWITIILVILVAIDASALVCYITRFTEENFATLIAFIFIYKAVENVISIGKKYPLKTRPDEVLNYECYCLPSNYSKVPEQFNWTSVDKESCQLYNGTLAGGGCDTKVYVPDVYLMSIILFLGTFTISIILKDFKNSLFFPSKVRQIISDFSVIIAILSMSFLDYKVGVKTPKLEVPSEFKPTLPSRNWVITPFSGNPVWSALVAVLPALLGTILIFMDQQITAVIVNRKENKLKKGCGYHLDLFVLAILIQICSVMGLPWFVAATVLSINHVNSLKVESECAAPGEKPRFLGVREQRVTHILIFLMIGCSVVLTPVLSHIPMPVLFGVFLYMGVASLKGLQFFDRILIMFMPQKYQPDHMFLRQVPIRRVHVFTAIQLTCLVCLWVIKSFSMTSILFPLMLVVMIGIRKALDLFFTRREMKILDDVMPEMTKRNQDELRELGDAEEPTKSNPPAYQENLQIPLINGNIMNIPLTSINISEEVNKTGIWKQVNNSNKMKKDNKAKTGKKK